Proteins from a genomic interval of Flammeovirgaceae bacterium SG7u.111:
- a CDS encoding potassium/proton antiporter, whose amino-acid sequence MNLSIENILLIGSLLLFISIIVGKTSYKFGVPTLLLFLGIGMLAGTDGIGGINFDNSQIAQFIGIVSLNFILFSGGLDTNWSSVKPILKEGLVLSTLGVLLTALTLGTFVWLVTDFTIYESLLLGSIVSSTDAAAVFSILRSKSLALKSNLRPTLELESGSNDPMAYVLTIAFLSLVINQDMSVLSIIPLFLQQMIIGAVAGFALGKLSKLIINTIKLDFEGLYPVLVIALMFVTFSVTDFAGGNGFLAIYICAVYLGNQNLIHKKTILKMYDGLAWLMQIVLFLTLGLLVFPTRVFPYFGIGMLISAFLILVARPISVFLSLIFFKMKLRRRLYISWVGLRGAVPIVFATYPLIAGIEKADMIFNVVFFISVTSILIQGTTLSVLANWLNVALPEKAKPISETDRFISNISKTAMKEIDVSPDCSAVGKKIVDLGFPKEAIIAMINRNDKYLTPSGSTVIEANDTLLILSDSQKGIEKVNACLNNEETTI is encoded by the coding sequence TTTATCAATTGAAAACATCCTATTAATTGGTTCTTTACTACTATTTATAAGTATTATAGTAGGCAAGACTTCCTATAAATTTGGCGTACCTACGCTACTGCTATTTTTAGGAATAGGAATGTTAGCTGGCACAGATGGAATTGGAGGTATTAATTTTGACAACTCCCAAATTGCCCAATTTATAGGAATTGTCTCTCTTAACTTCATACTATTTTCGGGTGGGCTTGATACTAATTGGTCTTCGGTAAAGCCAATTCTAAAGGAAGGGCTTGTATTGTCAACGTTAGGCGTATTACTTACAGCCCTTACTCTTGGAACTTTTGTCTGGCTAGTTACCGACTTTACTATTTACGAGAGTTTGCTTTTGGGTTCTATTGTCTCATCTACAGACGCAGCTGCAGTATTTTCAATATTACGCTCGAAAAGCCTTGCATTAAAATCAAACCTACGTCCCACTTTAGAATTGGAAAGCGGCAGTAATGACCCCATGGCGTATGTGCTAACTATCGCATTTTTGTCTCTGGTTATCAACCAAGATATGAGTGTTCTTTCCATTATCCCATTGTTTTTACAACAGATGATTATTGGGGCAGTTGCAGGCTTTGCATTGGGCAAGCTTAGCAAGCTCATTATAAATACAATCAAGCTCGACTTTGAAGGTCTTTACCCTGTTTTGGTAATCGCTTTAATGTTTGTTACATTTTCGGTCACTGACTTTGCAGGGGGCAATGGTTTTTTAGCTATTTATATCTGTGCGGTTTATTTGGGCAACCAAAATCTTATTCATAAGAAGACAATTCTAAAAATGTATGATGGGCTGGCTTGGCTAATGCAAATTGTATTATTCCTTACGTTAGGCCTACTTGTTTTCCCAACGCGAGTTTTCCCTTATTTTGGCATTGGCATGCTCATTTCAGCATTCCTGATTTTAGTAGCTCGCCCAATAAGTGTCTTTCTCAGTCTGATTTTCTTCAAAATGAAATTGAGAAGGCGTTTATATATATCTTGGGTCGGTTTGCGCGGAGCTGTCCCCATTGTTTTTGCAACCTATCCGCTAATAGCAGGAATAGAAAAGGCTGATATGATTTTTAATGTCGTGTTTTTCATTTCTGTTACCTCTATACTCATCCAAGGAACTACTTTGTCTGTTCTGGCAAATTGGCTTAATGTTGCATTGCCTGAAAAAGCCAAACCAATCTCAGAAACCGATAGGTTTATTTCTAACATCTCTAAAACAGCAATGAAGGAAATTGACGTTTCCCCTGACTGCAGTGCAGTGGGTAAAAAAATTGTGGATTTGGGGTTTCCTAAAGAAGCTATAATTGCAATGATCAATAGAAATGATAAGTATTTGACCCCAAGTGGTTCTACTGTAATTGAGGCAAATGATACTTTACTAATTCTTTCAGACAGCCAAAAAGGGATTGAAAAAGTAAATGCCTGTTTAAATAACGAAGAAACAACGATTTAA